In the Ciconia boyciana chromosome 23, ASM3463844v1, whole genome shotgun sequence genome, one interval contains:
- the TCP11 gene encoding T-complex protein 11 homolog isoform X5: protein MPKPRPQPRPGDEQSPREDAGHSGEELPVAGPPAASPPQALSMNEQQQITDDISKLTIVHEIALNSDFKLQAASFSPKSLENRVKEILHKAFWDSLEEQLSASPPDYTRAIQLLQEIKEALLSLLLPQHNQLRSQIDEALDMELIRQEAEHGALDIHGLTVYVLGTMARLCAPIRDEEVRGLQSLTDPAQLLREIFRVLGLMKMDMLNFTIQSLRTHLQDHTVQYERKKFQELLDKLPNSLDRTREWLCKAAAEVSVSSSQLPPHPAASGSPAAHSPGAVSSSTTVPNLTSVLNRGYMNLLCWEPGQKEYPETLFMDQARLQEVQAQVNQLTIIAAVLLVTSGMCGSTLCGSPGRRVSMQALVGCGMSSGNLPREWKRI, encoded by the exons ATGCCCaagccccggccccagccccggcccggcgaCGAGCAGTCCCCGCGGGAGGACGCCGGGCACAGCGGCGAGGAGCTGCCGGTCGCCGGCCCGCCAGCCG CTAGCCCTCCACAAGCTCTCTCCATGAACGAGCAACAGCAAATAACTGATGACATTTCCAAACTGACCATTGTGCACGAAATTGCACTCAACAGTGACTTCAAACTGCAAGCAGCCAGCTTCTCCCCAAAAAG CCTGGAAAACAGAGTGAAGGAGATATTGCACAAAGCCTTCTGGGACAGCCTGGAGGAACAGCTCTCTGCTAGTCCCCCAGACTACACTCGGGCaatccagctgctgcaggagataAAAGAG GCCCTGCTCTCATTGCTGCTGCCACAGCACAACCAACTGCGAAGCCAGATTGATGAGGCCTTGGACATGGAGTTGATTCGACAGGAGGCTGAACATGGGGCTCTGGATATCCACGGTCTCACCGTGTACGTCCTCGGCACAATGGCAAGGCTGTGCGCGCCCATTCGAGATGAGGAAGTACGAGGGTTGCAAAGCCTCACGGACCCAGCTCAACTTCTCAG GGAGATTTTCCGGGTGTTGGGCCTGATGAAAATGGATATGCTGAATTTTACCATTCAGAGCCTCCGCACCCACTTGCAAGACCACACTGTCCAGTATGAACGGAAGAAATTCCAGGAGCTCTTGGATAAGCTGCCTA ATAGCCTGGATCGGACGAGAGAGTGgctgtgcaaagcagcagcagaagtgtcTGTGTCCTCTTCACAGCTGCCACCTCACCCTGCAGCCAGTGGCTCACCGGCCGCACACTCGCCGGGGGCTGTCAGCAGTAGCACAACTGTGCCAAATCTCACGTCTGTGCTAAATCGAGGATACATGAatctgctctgctgggagccTGGGCAAAAGGAATACCCTGAG ACACTGTTTATGGATCAGGCCCGACTGCAGGAAGTACAAGCGCAGGTGAATCAGCTTACCATCATAGCTGCAGTCCTGCTAGTGACCAGTGGCATGTGTGGAAGCACCTTATGTGGCTCACCTGG gagaAGAGTGAGTATGCAGGCACTGGTTGGTTGTGGGATGAGCAGCGGGAATCTCCCCCGGGAGTGGAAGAGGATCTGA
- the TCP11 gene encoding T-complex protein 11 homolog isoform X4 encodes MPKPRPQPRPGDEQSPREDAGHSGEELPVAGPPAASPPQALSMNEQQQITDDISKLTIVHEIALNSDFKLQAASFSPKSLENRVKEILHKAFWDSLEEQLSASPPDYTRAIQLLQEIKEALLSLLLPQHNQLRSQIDEALDMELIRQEAEHGALDIHGLTVYVLGTMARLCAPIRDEEVRGLQSLTDPAQLLREIFRVLGLMKMDMLNFTIQSLRTHLQDHTVQYERKKFQELLDKLPNSLDRTREWLCKAAAEVSVSSSQLPPHPAASGSPAAHSPGAVSSSTTVPNLTSVLNRGYMNLLCWEPGQKEYPETLFMDQARLQEVQAQVNQLTIIAAVLLVTSGMCGSTLCGSPGFVARLKRVTKVLLEGLSCTRYEEALEDISNQVLQEVSRTLSHLGYAAFTTDKCASLKGQIKSIADKGNAVQHVVGLMDLTKSFSPVAQR; translated from the exons ATGCCCaagccccggccccagccccggcccggcgaCGAGCAGTCCCCGCGGGAGGACGCCGGGCACAGCGGCGAGGAGCTGCCGGTCGCCGGCCCGCCAGCCG CTAGCCCTCCACAAGCTCTCTCCATGAACGAGCAACAGCAAATAACTGATGACATTTCCAAACTGACCATTGTGCACGAAATTGCACTCAACAGTGACTTCAAACTGCAAGCAGCCAGCTTCTCCCCAAAAAG CCTGGAAAACAGAGTGAAGGAGATATTGCACAAAGCCTTCTGGGACAGCCTGGAGGAACAGCTCTCTGCTAGTCCCCCAGACTACACTCGGGCaatccagctgctgcaggagataAAAGAG GCCCTGCTCTCATTGCTGCTGCCACAGCACAACCAACTGCGAAGCCAGATTGATGAGGCCTTGGACATGGAGTTGATTCGACAGGAGGCTGAACATGGGGCTCTGGATATCCACGGTCTCACCGTGTACGTCCTCGGCACAATGGCAAGGCTGTGCGCGCCCATTCGAGATGAGGAAGTACGAGGGTTGCAAAGCCTCACGGACCCAGCTCAACTTCTCAG GGAGATTTTCCGGGTGTTGGGCCTGATGAAAATGGATATGCTGAATTTTACCATTCAGAGCCTCCGCACCCACTTGCAAGACCACACTGTCCAGTATGAACGGAAGAAATTCCAGGAGCTCTTGGATAAGCTGCCTA ATAGCCTGGATCGGACGAGAGAGTGgctgtgcaaagcagcagcagaagtgtcTGTGTCCTCTTCACAGCTGCCACCTCACCCTGCAGCCAGTGGCTCACCGGCCGCACACTCGCCGGGGGCTGTCAGCAGTAGCACAACTGTGCCAAATCTCACGTCTGTGCTAAATCGAGGATACATGAatctgctctgctgggagccTGGGCAAAAGGAATACCCTGAG ACACTGTTTATGGATCAGGCCCGACTGCAGGAAGTACAAGCGCAGGTGAATCAGCTTACCATCATAGCTGCAGTCCTGCTAGTGACCAGTGGCATGTGTGGAAGCACCTTATGTGGCTCACCTGGGTTTGTAGCTAGGCTGAAACGGGTAACAAAGGTCCTCTTGGAAGGGCTGTCTTGTACCAG GTATGAAGAAGCTTTAGAAGACATCAGCAACCAAGTGCTCCAGGAAGTCAGCAGGACTCTCTCACATCTGGGTTATGCTGCTTTTACCACTGACAAATGCGCTTCCCTGAAAGGCCAGATAAAAAGCATCGCGGACAAGGGCAACGCAGTCCAGCATGTCGTCG